DNA from Deltaproteobacteria bacterium:
GTTGTAATTGCCCCTGCTGTGGGAGGTATTATTGTGGCTCATGAGGTGGCAAGAAGACTGAATGTTAAGGCTATTTTTACGGAGAGACAAAACGGTGTATTTACATTGAGAAGGGGATTTTCTATAGATAAAGGAGAAAAGGTATTGGTGGTGGAAGATGTGGTTACCACCGGTGGTTCAGTGGAAGAGGTTATAAATTTGGTGATAGAATATGGAGGAGAGGTGGTAGGACTGGGTGTACTGGTGGATAGAAGTGCAGATTTTGCACCTTCTATTCCCTATGCTTATTTGCTAAAGCTAAATATAGAAAATTATGAACCAAAAGATTGTCCATTGTGTAAAGAAGGCATGCCTTTAATTAAACCAGGAAGCAAAGGCTTAAGGAGGTAAAAATGGCAAAAGTAGGTGTTGTTTTGGCAGGTTCGGGTGTTATGGATGGTAGCGAGATTCATGAAGCTACACTTGCACTGTATTTTCTGGACAAAGCAGGTGCAGAAATTGTTTGTATGGCTCCAGATGTAGATCAGCTGGATGTTATTGATCACTTAAAAGGTGAGCCATCGGATGAGACGAGAAATGTTTTGGTGGAGGCAGCAAGAATAGCAAGAGGGGATATCAAAGATATAAAAGAAATCAAAGCCTCAGGTTTGGATGCTTTAATCTTTCCTGGTGGATATGGTGCTGCAAAAAACCTGTGCAATTTTGCGGTAAAAGGTGCAGATTGCACTGTAAATCCTGATGTAGAAAGATTAATCAAAGAAATACATGAAGCAGGCAAGCCAATAGGATTTATTTGTATTTCCCCTGTTATCGCCGCCAAAGTGTTACATGCAGAAGTGACTATAGGCAGTGACAAGGATACTGCAGCTGCCATTGAGAAGATGGGCGGAAAACATGTGGTAAGAGATGTAGATGATATTGCTTTTGATGAGAAAAACAATGTAGTTTCTACTCCTGCTTATATGTTAGGACCTTCCATTTCTAAGGTTGCTTTGGGAATAGGAAGATTAGTAGACAAGGTGTTAGAGTTGGCTTAAGTGATTGAGGATTGGATAAGGGAGGCAAAAAAGAATCATAAGGTAGGCATAGTTCTTTTGCATAATGGCATAGTAAGAGCAACATCAAAAAAGGGTGATGTTGTAAACGGACTGATAGTAAAGGCAGATAAAAAAAAGATAAATGATATAGAAAACGAAGCAAGGAGAGAAAAGGGCATTTTTTATTGCAAAATAAAAATAAATGAAGGGAAACTAAAAGTAGGCGAAGACATTATGCAGGTGCTTGTAGCTGCAGATTTTAGAAAAAATTGTTTCCCTGTGATGGAAAAGATTATAGGTGAGGTTAAAGAGACAATATCCGAACAAGAGATATGAAACAACAGATCGTAAAAAGAATATTGGAACATTATAAAAATCCCAGTGTAGAATTGGATTTTTCTACTCCCTTTGAGCTTTTGATAG
Protein-coding regions in this window:
- a CDS encoding molybdenum cofactor biosynthesis protein MoaE, translating into MIEDWIREAKKNHKVGIVLLHNGIVRATSKKGDVVNGLIVKADKKKINDIENEARREKGIFYCKIKINEGKLKVGEDIMQVLVAADFRKNCFPVMEKIIGEVKETISEQEI
- the elbB gene encoding isoprenoid biosynthesis glyoxalase ElbB; amino-acid sequence: MAKVGVVLAGSGVMDGSEIHEATLALYFLDKAGAEIVCMAPDVDQLDVIDHLKGEPSDETRNVLVEAARIARGDIKDIKEIKASGLDALIFPGGYGAAKNLCNFAVKGADCTVNPDVERLIKEIHEAGKPIGFICISPVIAAKVLHAEVTIGSDKDTAAAIEKMGGKHVVRDVDDIAFDEKNNVVSTPAYMLGPSISKVALGIGRLVDKVLELA
- the pyrE gene encoding orotate phosphoribosyltransferase, which codes for MLKADDVLSLYKRYGAFMEGHFLLSSGLHSRYYLQSALVLQYPSVAEMLCSSLAEKFLDKNVDVVIAPAVGGIIVAHEVARRLNVKAIFTERQNGVFTLRRGFSIDKGEKVLVVEDVVTTGGSVEEVINLVIEYGGEVVGLGVLVDRSADFAPSIPYAYLLKLNIENYEPKDCPLCKEGMPLIKPGSKGLRR